A window of Pirellula sp. SH-Sr6A contains these coding sequences:
- a CDS encoding glycosyltransferase family 2 protein, producing MSAAVPHPDPSMSQSNKISILVPAYNEEKTIGRVLERLLELPFAQKEILVVDDGSLDRTADVVESIAGKQPEVKLFRQTSNQGKTAAIARAISLATGDVLIVQDADLEYDPREIPDVIAPILENVADVVYGSRFLVKKASRVLYYYHYIANKFLTCLSNLLTNRNMSDIETCYKAFRREVIAPMKLTSKGFGMEIEITAMVCKTKSRTYEVPISYYGRTYEEGKKIGLSDGIAAIWYIFYYNLVHPRTKAGKSYISTVNAALKDVQS from the coding sequence ATGAGCGCAGCAGTCCCCCATCCCGATCCATCGATGTCCCAATCGAACAAGATCTCGATCCTTGTCCCTGCATACAACGAGGAAAAGACGATCGGCCGAGTGCTGGAACGATTGCTGGAGCTCCCCTTCGCGCAAAAAGAGATCCTCGTCGTCGATGACGGGTCACTGGACAGGACAGCGGACGTGGTGGAGTCCATCGCGGGAAAGCAACCGGAGGTGAAACTCTTTCGACAGACGTCCAATCAAGGGAAGACGGCTGCGATCGCCCGCGCCATCTCGCTGGCCACGGGCGACGTTTTGATCGTGCAAGACGCCGACTTGGAGTACGACCCTCGAGAGATTCCGGATGTCATCGCCCCCATCCTCGAAAACGTGGCCGACGTCGTCTACGGCAGTCGCTTTTTAGTCAAGAAGGCCTCGCGCGTTCTCTACTACTACCATTACATCGCGAACAAGTTCCTAACGTGCTTGAGCAATTTGCTCACCAACCGGAACATGTCCGATATTGAAACTTGCTACAAAGCGTTTCGACGCGAAGTCATTGCCCCGATGAAGCTCACGAGCAAGGGGTTTGGGATGGAGATCGAGATCACGGCGATGGTTTGCAAAACCAAATCGAGGACGTACGAGGTCCCGATTTCCTACTACGGACGAACCTACGAAGAAGGAAAAAAGATTGGCCTCTCCGATGGAATCGCCGCGATTTGGTACATCTTTTATTACAATTTGGTGCACCCGAGAACCAAGGCGGGCAAGAGCTACATCTCGACCGTCAATGCGGCATTGAAGGATGTCCAATCCTAA
- a CDS encoding sugar phosphate isomerase/epimerase family protein: MDRRTFQTGLAATMTAGVLASCIETGAAITTAADGARTTNPIGLSTYSLWRFKNEEFKDVTKCIDFAADCGFDGVEILLYQISQTELLSHSALQAIKRRSLVHGLPLYGMSTHQGFVSPDAEVRRWNIELTIGQIELCYKLGIPTMRVNTGRWGTSKNFDELMANRGIEPPLAGYTEEDGFPWVIDALERCLPTAEKCGVVLGLENHWGLGLTPEGVLKIVDAIDSPYLQVTLDTGNFLEDPYQKLQRLLPKTVLVQAKTYYGGGEWYTLDLDYSKIGQMVRDAKYRGWISLEFEGKEDQKTAIPKSLELLRKSFALEGGR, from the coding sequence GTGGATCGACGCACCTTCCAAACCGGCTTGGCAGCAACCATGACAGCAGGGGTACTAGCCTCGTGTATCGAGACGGGCGCTGCAATCACCACCGCCGCCGACGGTGCTCGAACCACGAATCCGATCGGTCTCTCCACCTACTCTCTTTGGCGATTCAAGAACGAAGAGTTCAAAGATGTGACGAAGTGCATCGACTTTGCAGCAGATTGCGGGTTCGATGGCGTCGAGATCTTGCTCTATCAAATCTCCCAAACCGAACTTCTCAGTCACAGTGCCTTGCAAGCGATCAAACGACGCTCGCTGGTACACGGTCTGCCTCTTTATGGAATGTCGACCCATCAAGGGTTCGTGTCACCGGACGCAGAAGTACGTCGATGGAATATCGAGCTCACCATCGGCCAAATCGAACTTTGTTACAAGCTGGGTATTCCTACCATGCGAGTGAATACGGGGCGGTGGGGGACGAGCAAGAACTTTGACGAACTCATGGCGAATCGCGGAATCGAGCCCCCTCTCGCGGGATACACGGAGGAAGACGGATTCCCGTGGGTGATCGACGCGCTCGAGCGTTGCCTCCCTACCGCCGAGAAATGCGGTGTGGTGCTCGGACTCGAAAACCATTGGGGGCTGGGGCTAACTCCTGAAGGCGTTCTGAAAATCGTCGACGCCATCGACTCCCCGTACCTGCAAGTCACTTTGGACACCGGCAATTTCCTTGAAGATCCTTACCAAAAGCTACAACGTCTCTTACCAAAAACCGTCTTAGTCCAAGCCAAAACCTACTACGGTGGAGGCGAGTGGTACACGCTCGACCTGGACTACTCCAAGATTGGCCAAATGGTCCGGGATGCCAAGTACCGAGGCTGGATCTCGCTGGAATTTGAAGGCAAAGAGGATCAAAAGACAGCGATCCCCAAGAGTCTGGAACTGCTCCGTAAATCGTTTGCCCTGGAAGGCGGACGCTAG
- a CDS encoding RDD family protein, producing the protein MSFDTNPYLPTAQDYVRDIGESVPLADRGTRLVAAIVDGVIMIIVAAPVIFGLGYLIGSVMGTGVVASFVAQVVGGVAGIGIFLAINGYFLNLNGQTIGKKITNIKIVNEDGTKPEFTHLILYRYGVTWLIGLIPFIGGLYGLVNVLAIFRESRKCLHDDIAKTKVVKA; encoded by the coding sequence ATGTCGTTCGATACCAATCCCTATCTCCCCACCGCCCAAGACTACGTTCGCGATATTGGAGAGAGTGTTCCTCTCGCAGATCGGGGGACGCGTTTGGTCGCCGCCATCGTGGACGGGGTGATCATGATAATTGTGGCCGCGCCGGTCATTTTTGGTCTGGGGTACCTGATCGGTTCCGTGATGGGGACAGGAGTGGTTGCTAGTTTTGTCGCCCAAGTCGTCGGCGGCGTTGCCGGGATTGGAATATTCCTCGCGATCAATGGCTACTTTTTGAATTTGAATGGCCAGACAATTGGGAAGAAAATCACCAACATCAAAATCGTGAACGAGGATGGAACGAAGCCTGAGTTCACCCACCTCATACTTTATCGATATGGCGTGACTTGGCTTATCGGGTTGATCCCTTTCATTGGCGGGCTCTATGGCTTGGTGAACGTCCTGGCCATTTTTCGCGAATCGCGCAAGTGTCTGCATGATGACATCGCCAAGACCAAGGTTGTAAAGGCCTAG
- a CDS encoding alpha/beta hydrolase, with protein sequence MKHSLRRAIATSLLFALGSWAALPTASSALGQQAPSSNGNGNFVIGPEYTLASDLTDQGNPKGKAFEFSMPLEESKIFKGDDKTLDARKEVRKERKIFVYVPAQYKDGTKAPVLVIHDGPGQLNLVRNALDNLTISKDPSRKLPPFIAIAIQNGGNDGKGSQRGLEYDTMSDRLARFVNDEVFPAILSHPDIKAAYPGIAITDDPWGRGVLGCSSGGAAALTMGWFRPDLFRRLITYSGTFVDQQDDDAPEEAQYPLGAWEYHSSMKLIQNSEKKPLRIFTHVAENDLRAKDPEETYHNWVMANERTAAELKAKGYDYRYVFSKATKHCDRKVFEHTLADTLVWMWQDYKAAAQ encoded by the coding sequence ATGAAACATTCTCTCCGACGCGCCATCGCTACCTCCTTGTTATTCGCACTCGGGAGTTGGGCAGCCCTTCCAACGGCATCTTCCGCATTGGGACAGCAAGCCCCTTCCTCCAATGGGAATGGCAATTTTGTGATCGGGCCTGAGTACACGTTGGCTTCGGACTTGACGGATCAAGGAAATCCGAAGGGGAAGGCATTCGAGTTCTCGATGCCCCTCGAGGAAAGCAAGATCTTCAAAGGAGATGATAAGACGCTCGATGCTCGCAAAGAAGTACGAAAAGAGCGAAAGATTTTCGTCTATGTCCCGGCACAATATAAGGATGGCACGAAGGCCCCGGTGCTGGTGATCCACGATGGTCCTGGCCAATTGAACCTGGTGCGCAATGCGCTCGACAATCTGACGATCTCTAAAGATCCATCCAGGAAGCTGCCCCCATTCATCGCGATCGCCATTCAAAACGGAGGAAACGATGGCAAGGGAAGTCAGCGGGGGCTCGAGTACGATACGATGTCCGATCGCTTAGCGCGTTTCGTCAACGATGAAGTCTTTCCTGCTATCCTTAGCCATCCCGATATCAAGGCTGCTTACCCGGGTATCGCGATCACGGACGATCCATGGGGAAGAGGGGTTTTGGGATGCAGCTCGGGTGGTGCAGCGGCATTGACGATGGGATGGTTTCGGCCCGATCTATTCCGTCGCTTGATCACTTACTCGGGTACCTTCGTTGACCAGCAGGACGACGATGCACCGGAGGAGGCCCAGTATCCGCTCGGCGCTTGGGAATACCATTCCAGCATGAAACTGATCCAAAACTCGGAAAAGAAACCGCTTCGCATTTTCACCCATGTCGCCGAAAACGATCTTCGTGCCAAAGATCCTGAAGAAACGTATCACAATTGGGTGATGGCCAACGAACGGACAGCGGCGGAACTGAAGGCCAAGGGCTACGACTACCGATATGTCTTCAGCAAAGCGACGAAACACTGCGATCGCAAGGTTTTCGAGCATACGCTAGCCGATACTCTCGTCTGGATGTGGCAAGACTACAAAGCCGCTGCGCAATAA
- a CDS encoding alanine racemase, which yields MDWNIHNIPADQPTPSVIVSTELAEANIKRMQDYCNAHGLRLRPHTKTHKSLWAAQLQMKAGAVGLTVAKVGEAEVMSHVCRDIFIAYPAIGAHRLSRLMELAKRISVSVGIDSIAAASALQSAAQNAGVQVGVLVDIDVGFHRTGVQDRIKTLELCTFVAAQPNLAFRGLMCFPGHILPHADSQTWSAYEAALKSIVEELAQRGLSVEAVSGGSTPTAMESHKNTALNEIRPGTYVYNDLNEVRLGVCDLDQVAARVLATVVSKPEPNKVVIDAGSKTLSSDRNAALPDSGFGYLPDFPEAKVVRLSEEHGEIVFSDADVASGRVPEVGDRLWLIPNHICVCINLQNQFFLHDGQTLSVLPVDARGLLV from the coding sequence ATGGATTGGAATATTCACAACATCCCTGCAGATCAACCGACCCCATCGGTGATTGTGTCGACGGAGTTAGCGGAAGCGAACATCAAACGGATGCAGGACTACTGCAACGCACATGGCTTGCGACTGCGTCCTCACACAAAGACCCACAAATCTTTGTGGGCAGCACAGCTGCAAATGAAAGCTGGAGCGGTCGGGCTGACGGTTGCAAAGGTTGGTGAGGCCGAGGTCATGTCGCATGTTTGCCGCGACATCTTTATTGCCTACCCAGCGATCGGGGCCCATCGATTAAGCAGATTGATGGAGCTTGCAAAACGCATTTCGGTCTCGGTGGGTATCGACTCGATCGCTGCCGCGTCTGCCCTTCAATCGGCTGCCCAAAATGCGGGGGTCCAAGTGGGGGTTTTGGTCGATATCGATGTCGGCTTTCATCGAACAGGTGTGCAGGACCGAATCAAAACATTGGAACTGTGCACGTTTGTCGCAGCCCAACCCAATCTTGCATTCCGCGGTCTCATGTGCTTCCCGGGCCACATTCTTCCCCATGCCGATTCCCAGACATGGAGCGCATACGAGGCGGCTTTGAAATCCATCGTCGAGGAGTTGGCCCAACGAGGGCTTTCGGTTGAGGCTGTTTCCGGTGGCTCGACCCCCACGGCCATGGAATCGCACAAAAACACCGCCTTGAATGAGATCCGCCCAGGGACTTATGTCTACAACGACCTCAACGAGGTTCGACTGGGTGTTTGTGATTTGGATCAAGTCGCAGCTCGAGTTCTCGCAACAGTCGTCAGCAAACCTGAACCCAACAAGGTGGTCATCGACGCTGGAAGCAAAACTCTTTCGAGCGATCGCAATGCGGCCTTGCCCGATAGCGGATTCGGGTATCTCCCGGACTTTCCAGAGGCCAAGGTCGTGCGGCTTAGCGAAGAACATGGCGAAATCGTGTTTAGCGATGCGGACGTTGCGAGCGGTCGAGTGCCTGAGGTGGGAGATCGCCTATGGTTGATCCCAAACCACATTTGCGTTTGCATCAACCTCCAAAATCAGTTCTTTCTGCATGATGGCCAGACTCTTTCCGTCTTGCCTGTCGATGCACGCGGTTTGCTTGTCTAG
- a CDS encoding response regulator: MKVLVADDSGIMRKIIIRSLNAVGVTEIVEAADGQEAIDAYKNEPVDLILTDWNMPNKSGLDVVTEIRALGSTVPIIMVTTEAQKSQVIAAIQAGVNDYLTKPFEADDLRAKLDKFVTV, from the coding sequence ATGAAAGTTTTAGTTGCAGACGATTCTGGCATCATGAGGAAGATTATCATTCGATCTCTCAACGCGGTCGGAGTGACAGAAATCGTTGAAGCGGCCGATGGCCAAGAAGCGATTGACGCTTATAAAAATGAACCGGTGGATTTGATTCTCACCGATTGGAACATGCCCAACAAAAGCGGGCTCGATGTGGTAACCGAGATCCGGGCACTTGGCTCGACGGTCCCCATCATTATGGTCACGACCGAAGCACAGAAGAGCCAAGTCATCGCGGCGATTCAAGCGGGTGTCAACGATTACTTGACGAAACCATTCGAGGCGGACGATCTGCGTGCCAAACTGGATAAGTTTGTCACGGTTTAA
- a CDS encoding SDR family oxidoreductase, with translation MSALQNLSVVVTGGASGIGYALATAFAARGAKVAIGSRRNSAVEEAVAASQGKLTGKVLDVVDRGSVQHFFDWVKETQGDVDILVNAAGINIKDRSMAAMTPEMWDQVMAINATGAYNCIHSVLPSMRERKAGMLINISSVAGKRAIALGGVAYSASKFAMTALGICLANELGVEGIRVTNVYPGEVDTPILEQRPVPVTEEHRQKILKPEDIAEVVVGLAEMPSRVHVPEIVIKPIHQQYY, from the coding sequence ATGAGTGCTCTTCAAAATCTATCAGTCGTTGTTACGGGCGGGGCGAGCGGGATCGGTTACGCCCTCGCTACGGCGTTCGCTGCGCGCGGAGCCAAAGTCGCCATCGGTTCCCGCCGAAACTCTGCCGTCGAGGAAGCGGTCGCTGCGAGTCAAGGAAAGCTGACCGGGAAAGTGCTCGACGTGGTCGACCGTGGGAGCGTGCAGCATTTCTTCGATTGGGTCAAGGAAACTCAAGGAGACGTCGATATTTTGGTCAATGCCGCGGGAATCAACATCAAGGATCGGAGCATGGCCGCCATGACGCCCGAGATGTGGGATCAAGTGATGGCGATCAATGCGACGGGGGCATACAACTGCATCCACTCCGTCCTGCCGTCCATGCGGGAACGCAAGGCCGGGATGCTGATCAATATCTCGAGTGTGGCAGGGAAGCGAGCGATTGCGCTCGGTGGTGTCGCCTATTCGGCCAGCAAGTTTGCCATGACCGCGCTCGGCATATGTTTGGCCAACGAATTAGGAGTGGAAGGGATACGGGTTACCAATGTCTATCCCGGTGAAGTCGATACTCCGATTCTGGAACAACGACCTGTACCGGTGACAGAAGAACATCGTCAAAAGATCTTGAAGCCGGAGGATATTGCTGAGGTTGTGGTCGGATTGGCAGAGATGCCGAGCCGCGTCCATGTACCAGAAATCGTTATTAAGCCGATTCATCAGCAGTACTACTAA
- a CDS encoding chemotaxis protein CheW produces the protein MFQDDELIQDFVVESSSHLADIESQLLEIEAAGDNIDIELVNTVFRAIHSVKGAAGFLSLAVINSLAHSLENVLNMIRNRELVMNKRIVNTLLRASDQLRSLVEHVESSNEVDVGNLIEELDRIHRGEMELGDSDAFEMLEELVEEEMALEDNVPDIESQHEEIMKNVEIAAALPTKAQADPKTVAGSTSKPKATDSIVRVNVAVLDRLMNLAGELVLSRNQLLAAVIRGGREGLDTVAARVDQVTSELQETIMQTRMQPIGTVFNRFPRVVRDLSSKLGKECDLIIEGNEVEVDKTIVEAMGDPLTHLVRNSIDHGIESPGKRATASKRPIGTVRLHAFHQAGKVCIRIEDDGAGMDPVKLKTKAVEKGVIGAEQAAVMTDSEALRLIFAPGFSTAAEITDVSGRGVGMDVVKTNIEQLGGTVDVESELGVGSAIHITLPLTLAIVPSMIVSCGGERYAIPQANIAELVRVPGAEVEEKIGRIHGAEVLRLRGALLPLIRLDEALGVVRPDDYQSESHATSILVLETGQMRYGLVVDTLHDNEEIVVKPLGKHVRDLGYLAGATILGDGYVALILDAVGIAMHCNLRNVDSVLASEQKESKVASEVHRLLLFANHPDDQFAIPMAMVARIERIRASEIRVVGGQNILVYRGASLPILRLEQNISALYPDKEEQNLFVIIFKIQDREIGLAAPTLRDIRDIEMLIDSKTLREPGVLGTVIVDDSPTRVLDLIELVRIRYADWFQSEPSTQTGKSIQPPSVLLAEDSDFFRNHVTRTLESEGIKVVGAVDGLDAWESLQSMVNEIDVIVTDIEMPRMNGLDFAKAVRADDATSRLPIIALTSLAGDDDRDRGTKAGINEYQVKMDPARLIDAVKRLAAASV, from the coding sequence ATGTTTCAAGATGATGAACTCATTCAGGACTTCGTAGTCGAGAGCAGCTCGCACTTAGCGGATATTGAAAGCCAGTTGTTGGAGATTGAGGCCGCTGGCGACAACATTGACATCGAGCTGGTCAATACCGTCTTTCGCGCCATTCACTCTGTAAAGGGCGCCGCTGGTTTCTTGAGTTTGGCAGTGATCAACTCGCTCGCTCACAGTCTTGAAAATGTTCTGAACATGATTCGCAACCGCGAACTGGTCATGAACAAGCGAATCGTGAATACGCTCCTTCGCGCTTCGGATCAGCTTCGATCATTGGTTGAACATGTCGAGTCGAGCAACGAAGTCGACGTGGGAAATCTGATTGAAGAATTGGATCGTATCCACCGCGGCGAAATGGAACTAGGAGATTCCGACGCTTTCGAAATGCTCGAAGAGTTGGTCGAAGAAGAGATGGCCTTGGAAGATAACGTTCCGGATATCGAATCGCAGCACGAGGAGATTATGAAAAACGTAGAAATTGCAGCCGCATTGCCCACGAAGGCACAAGCCGATCCCAAAACCGTAGCCGGCAGCACTTCTAAACCGAAAGCTACCGACTCCATCGTGCGTGTGAATGTCGCCGTCCTCGACCGACTCATGAACCTTGCTGGCGAACTGGTCCTCAGTCGAAACCAGCTCCTCGCCGCTGTGATTCGAGGTGGCAGAGAAGGTCTCGACACCGTAGCGGCTCGCGTCGATCAAGTCACCAGCGAGCTCCAAGAAACGATCATGCAAACACGCATGCAACCGATTGGAACGGTCTTCAATCGCTTCCCACGCGTTGTCCGAGATCTGAGCAGCAAACTTGGAAAAGAATGCGACTTGATCATCGAAGGGAACGAAGTGGAAGTAGACAAGACCATCGTCGAAGCGATGGGAGACCCGCTCACCCACTTGGTTCGAAACAGTATTGACCATGGCATCGAATCACCCGGAAAAAGAGCTACGGCTAGCAAACGCCCGATTGGAACGGTTCGGTTGCATGCCTTCCACCAAGCAGGGAAGGTCTGCATTCGGATCGAAGACGACGGCGCGGGAATGGATCCAGTCAAACTCAAGACGAAGGCTGTAGAGAAAGGGGTCATCGGGGCTGAACAAGCGGCAGTGATGACCGACAGCGAAGCGCTTCGCCTCATCTTCGCACCGGGATTCTCCACGGCAGCAGAAATCACCGATGTCTCAGGGCGTGGAGTCGGAATGGATGTGGTGAAAACGAACATCGAGCAATTGGGCGGTACTGTCGATGTGGAAAGCGAACTCGGGGTCGGTTCCGCGATCCATATCACGCTGCCGTTAACCCTAGCCATCGTCCCGTCGATGATTGTCAGCTGCGGTGGCGAGCGGTATGCGATCCCCCAAGCAAATATTGCCGAACTAGTGCGCGTCCCTGGTGCGGAAGTTGAGGAAAAGATCGGGAGAATCCATGGCGCAGAAGTTCTGCGATTGCGTGGCGCCCTCCTTCCTCTGATCCGCCTCGATGAAGCTCTAGGAGTCGTGCGTCCTGACGACTATCAATCGGAATCCCACGCAACCAGCATTCTCGTGCTGGAAACTGGGCAGATGCGATACGGACTGGTTGTCGACACCCTCCACGACAACGAAGAAATCGTGGTAAAGCCTTTGGGTAAACATGTCCGCGATCTTGGGTATTTGGCAGGCGCTACGATTCTGGGGGACGGATACGTCGCACTGATTCTCGATGCCGTGGGAATCGCCATGCACTGCAACCTTCGCAACGTGGACTCGGTCCTCGCCAGCGAACAAAAAGAAAGCAAAGTGGCGTCCGAAGTTCACCGATTGCTGCTGTTCGCAAATCATCCGGACGATCAATTTGCCATCCCGATGGCTATGGTAGCCAGAATCGAACGCATTCGGGCATCCGAGATTCGCGTGGTAGGCGGGCAAAACATTCTCGTGTATCGCGGAGCATCGCTCCCCATACTGCGACTCGAACAGAACATCTCGGCGTTGTATCCGGATAAAGAAGAACAGAACTTGTTTGTGATCATCTTCAAAATCCAAGACCGAGAGATCGGGCTGGCCGCACCAACCCTTCGAGATATTCGCGATATCGAAATGCTGATCGATTCGAAAACGCTCCGAGAGCCCGGTGTTCTCGGAACGGTTATCGTCGACGACTCCCCGACCCGAGTTCTGGATCTCATCGAGCTAGTCCGAATTCGCTATGCAGATTGGTTCCAATCCGAACCGTCCACCCAAACCGGAAAGTCCATCCAGCCCCCCTCGGTGTTGCTCGCGGAAGATTCCGATTTCTTCCGAAATCACGTGACACGAACTCTCGAAAGCGAAGGAATAAAGGTCGTGGGTGCGGTCGATGGACTAGATGCCTGGGAAAGTCTCCAATCCATGGTAAATGAGATCGATGTGATTGTCACAGACATCGAAATGCCCCGCATGAATGGACTTGATTTTGCCAAAGCGGTGAGAGCGGATGACGCCACATCCCGATTGCCGATCATCGCCCTGACCAGCCTCGCAGGAGATGATGATCGAGATCGTGGTACCAAGGCCGGTATCAACGAATACCAAGTGAAAATGGATCCCGCGCGTCTGATCGATGCTGTGAAGCGTCTAGCAGCGGCATCAGTCTAA
- a CDS encoding DUF1501 domain-containing protein, translating to MTDSEIARIQSWNARRRFLFSSGIGLGGMALSQMMGDAVGDEPPSLDIRGGGGELKAFHHLPKAKRVIYLFMSGGPSHLDLLDYKPLLKEKEGEQLPDSVRGSQRLTGMSGNQSSIPLVGSPFRFEQAGESGAWFSELLPHTAGIADKICVLRSAFTEAINHGPGVTFFQTGTQIAGRPSIGAWLSYGLGQINADLPSFVVLVTKDKSGQPLGAHLWGSGFLPTKHQGVLLRAAKDPVLYLGNPDGISRESRRMMLDRWKELQQEQLARTPDVEIQNRMEHYEMAFAMQSSVPEVADLSKEPASVLEMYGPDVQKPGSFAANCLLARRLAQRDVRFIQLYHQDWDHHGGLPGSLPKLCQETDQPSAALVKDLERLGMLEDTLVIWGGEFGRTNYCQGKIQKNFGRDHHPRCFSMWFAGGGTRPGTVYGQTDEFGYNIAENPVHIHDIQATVMHLLGIDHERLTYRFQGRRYRLTDVHGQVVQGLIA from the coding sequence ATGACCGACTCGGAAATTGCACGAATCCAATCCTGGAATGCACGCCGGCGGTTCCTGTTTTCCTCGGGCATCGGACTGGGGGGTATGGCACTGTCGCAAATGATGGGGGATGCGGTCGGAGATGAACCCCCATCCTTGGATATTCGGGGAGGGGGAGGGGAGTTGAAGGCGTTTCATCATCTTCCCAAGGCCAAAAGGGTCATCTATTTGTTTATGTCGGGCGGGCCCTCCCATCTGGATCTTCTCGATTACAAGCCACTCTTGAAGGAGAAAGAAGGAGAGCAGCTACCAGATTCCGTACGAGGTTCCCAGCGATTGACCGGCATGTCGGGAAATCAATCGTCGATTCCCTTGGTTGGTTCCCCCTTTCGATTTGAACAGGCTGGTGAATCGGGCGCTTGGTTTAGCGAACTTCTTCCGCATACGGCCGGTATCGCCGATAAGATCTGCGTTCTGCGCTCCGCTTTCACCGAAGCGATCAATCACGGACCCGGCGTTACCTTTTTCCAAACGGGGACCCAAATTGCAGGACGCCCCAGCATCGGTGCATGGCTTAGCTATGGGCTGGGGCAAATCAACGCGGACCTACCCTCCTTCGTTGTATTGGTGACAAAGGATAAATCAGGGCAGCCTTTGGGAGCTCATCTTTGGGGGAGCGGGTTCCTTCCGACGAAGCACCAGGGCGTTTTGTTGCGTGCGGCGAAGGACCCAGTCCTCTACCTGGGCAACCCAGATGGAATTTCGCGCGAGAGCCGCCGCATGATGCTCGACCGTTGGAAGGAATTGCAACAGGAGCAATTGGCGCGAACACCCGATGTCGAAATCCAGAATCGTATGGAGCACTACGAAATGGCTTTCGCGATGCAGTCGAGCGTTCCTGAAGTTGCCGATCTATCCAAGGAACCCGCCAGCGTTTTAGAGATGTACGGGCCCGACGTTCAAAAACCGGGAAGCTTTGCAGCCAACTGCTTGCTCGCGCGCCGACTCGCGCAGCGAGATGTTCGGTTCATCCAACTCTATCATCAAGATTGGGATCATCACGGCGGACTGCCAGGGAGCCTGCCAAAATTATGTCAAGAAACCGATCAGCCTAGTGCAGCATTGGTCAAGGATCTTGAACGATTGGGAATGCTCGAGGATACGCTCGTTATCTGGGGGGGAGAGTTTGGGAGAACGAACTACTGCCAAGGGAAGATTCAAAAGAACTTCGGCCGCGACCATCACCCTCGATGCTTCTCGATGTGGTTCGCGGGAGGAGGGACGCGCCCCGGTACCGTCTACGGTCAAACCGATGAGTTTGGATACAACATCGCGGAGAATCCTGTTCACATTCACGATATCCAAGCGACGGTGATGCATCTCCTTGGAATCGATCACGAAAGACTCACCTATCGATTCCAAGGTCGACGTTACCGATTGACCGATGTGCACGGCCAAGTCGTTCAAGGCCTTATTGCCTAG
- a CDS encoding chemotaxis protein CheX encodes MSTTTQRPQATGLSEAQKRFLAPFIKCTKEVFSRMLSWEVDLVGFATNDASATRHECSGIVGVSGAIRGSVVVSISAEMAIAAAEAFLGERPESITAEVIDTVGELTNMIGGSSKDKMGIEGIALGLPTVVVGKNHSISFDQGAHVEMLRFQSPHGPFTVEIAIVGLGNLL; translated from the coding sequence GTGTCGACTACCACGCAGCGCCCACAAGCAACCGGACTTTCGGAAGCACAGAAACGATTTCTTGCCCCGTTTATCAAGTGCACGAAAGAAGTATTCAGCCGCATGCTGAGCTGGGAGGTCGACCTAGTCGGGTTTGCGACCAATGATGCGTCCGCGACTCGCCATGAATGCAGTGGCATCGTGGGAGTCTCCGGTGCGATCCGAGGCTCGGTCGTGGTCAGTATCTCCGCGGAAATGGCCATCGCTGCAGCCGAGGCATTTCTCGGCGAACGACCCGAATCCATCACCGCGGAAGTCATCGACACAGTCGGTGAACTGACGAATATGATTGGGGGATCCAGCAAAGATAAGATGGGAATCGAAGGCATCGCGTTGGGGCTTCCAACGGTAGTGGTTGGAAAGAATCACTCGATTTCCTTCGACCAGGGGGCCCACGTTGAAATGCTTCGATTCCAATCTCCCCATGGTCCATTTACTGTCGAGATCGCTATCGTCGGTCTAGGGAATCTCCTGTAA